TCAAGGGGATTTCCTGTAAATTGAGATTCCTTTTCTGCAAAAATGTGTGGTAGAGATTCATTGAGCGCTTTTCGATAATCTAGTTCAAATTCAATCTCCTCAGGTTGAATAAGAGGGGTCATTAAAAGATGAAAGAGATAATTTTTGATCAAATTAAAATACGCATCCACATTAAAGTAAGAGGAGGTATTGAAAAACTCATGAATTTTCTTAATACTTAATCTTTTTTGAATAGCAGAGATTAATAAAAAAGTATTGTGCCTTTGGATGACTAATGACAAAAATTCAGACAAAGGAAAATTTGGATGAGCAAAAGAATCGATTGGTAAACCTAAATCAAGTAGGGCATAGATCTCATTCAGAGATAGACGACTATTGACCAGGACAAAGAAAAACGGAGCTCGTCCCTCATTATCTTTAAAGAAATTGGCATAGGGAATGAGGGTTTTAATGACTTCGAAAGAAGTCTGTTTACAAGCAACATGAAAAGGGGTCAGTTCACAGATATCTTGATGGTTAACAAGCTCAGCTGCATTGTCCTTAATAAACAATTGGATGTGTTCTAGTTGAACATTTTTATTTAGGCATAGATGAAAGAGAGCGGTGCGTTTTTGACTGTCGCCTAATTCTCTTTTTACACCATTGCTGATTAAGCATTCCAAGAGATCTAAGTTAGAAATGCAAGCATGGTGCAAAGCGGATAAGCCTTTCGAATCTTGCTGATTGATTAAAGATGCAAAATCAGGGAATTTTTTTAGCGCTTCTATATAGAGCTCCAAAATTTCTCGGGGGAGTTCATGATTTTTGCAAATTTCAAATAGTGGCACTTTAGAGGCATCAGCTCCCCATTTAAGAAGAAGTTCTACGAGCTTAAAATTATTCGAACAAGCATTTAGCAGAGGTAATTCATTGTTTGTGCTTTTAAGTTCAAGATGTTCTTGAAGTGAAAGCGCTTCAGTCATCTCATCTGGAGAGGATTTTGTGATTTTTTTAATTAATCGTTCAAAATCTCGAGGGGTTGCATCAATATTTGTACAAATCAAGTGCAGGACTGAAAGTTTGTTTGTGGTAAGCGCATGGATATCCGATCTAGACTTTAAAAGTAACCGGATAAGGGACCTATTTTCAGCACAAGCCCAGTGGAGTAATGTGAAGTCCAATTTAAACTTATAAGAGGCAAATTGTTGTAATTGCTTGGGTGAAAACAGTTCTTTCAGAATTTTGGAATCAACTTTTGAATTTCTAATAAGGAGCTCTAGGCAAGTGAGGTACTCAGCGTTCGAGACGAAAAGATCAGATTCTTCTCTCAAAAGAAAGTTAAAAATTTGGCTGTCAAAGGGAGACTTTTGACAAATTAGATGAAGAGGAGTATTGCCATTTTTGTTTATTTGCAAACGAAGATGAGGCGTTTTTTTAATGATTTTTTTAATAAGACCTGCTACTTCTGGCCCAGAATTGTGGCACAGAATATGTAAAAGTGTATTCCCATTTTGATCAGTGACATCAAGATTTGCGCCAAGTTTGATCAAAGCTTTCACTAACTTTGCATTGATTGGAATAGTAGTACATGCAATTTGAATAGCCGTTAGGCCGATATCTGTTTTGGCTTCTAAGTATTCTTTGAGATCTTCACCGATTCTTTTGACGAGAATTTCTAGAACAGCCATTGGAAGTTCCGAATTTTCGCAAATGTAGTGTAGAGATGTGTATTTATCATTATTTTGTGCCATAACCAATCCCCAAGGGTTTTGGCTTTTGGCTATAATGGCTTCAATAATCTCTGCAGACATTTCGGGATTTTCACACGCGTTGTGGAGAGGCGAATTTTCGTTATGATCCACATAATCCACATCAGCGCCTAGGTCGAATAAAACTTGAAACAGTTCTAATGAAGGATTTTCTCTTAAAGCGAGCAAATGTAAAGGCGTTTCCTCCTTCTCATTATGGGAATTAATCGTCTCAGGTTTTGCTAATAGTTGAATACAACGAGATGTAGCAGAAGGATTTCTGCAGGCGAAATGTAAAGGAGATTCGTTGTTACAATCGGTTAAATCACAATTTGCTCCCATTTCTAGTAATAGAGAGACAACGTCGAGATTAATTGGATTCGCTAGCAGGGCAATATGTAGGGCAGTACGGCCAGCAAGATCTTGATGATTGACTAGATCAAAAGAAGCATCTTGTTTTTTACCTGTCGATAGCAAAAGCTTGATAATCGTTGGATCGATATTAGAAGTAGCACAGGCGATATGCAGCGGGGAGCTATTTTCAAGGTTAGGAATAAAAACATTAGCTCCGTATTTGAGTAGGATTTGAATGTTATGCGGATTTGGATTAGATTCAAGGCAAATATGGAGTGGTGTTTCTCCTGTTGTATTTTGAAAATCCAGAGCTTTAGGATCTGCCCTTAAAGTCAACTGAATGAGGTACTCCAATTGCTGTGGCGTTAAGTGTTTATTTGAACAAGCGCACGGAAGAATAGATTCATTTCTAGCTAAATCTGAACTCAAAAAAACAAGACTTGCTCCAGCGTCGACTAACACGCGAATGCTTTTAAGATCTACTGGATTGCGCAAACAAACGATTTCAAGAGGCGACAACCCTTCTTGATCACCCTCGTTTACATATTCCTTTAGGGAAGAATGATCATTTGTATTTTTAATAAAAAAATTTAAAATGCGGTGGTCCAAGCTAGGATTTTTGCAGAGATGATGAAGGAGGTTTCCTGCTGTTGTCCTCGCCCCTAATTTATGCAAGAATAAGACCGTGTTTGGGTTAACAGGTTTTGCCTGACAAGCGACTTCCAAGGCATTTTTTCCATTTAAGGTTGTATTAAGATACTCGGATATGTCTTGCTCATATCTTCCCGCTTCAATGATAACTTTTAGAGTCGATTCTTTCATGCCTGGGTGTTGGCAGGCAAAGTGCAAATAGGAGAGATCAGTTGGATCGATGTGGATCGATGCGGGTTTCGTTGATTAAAAGTTCAATGACTTTTGGATTAATCTTTGCTTGCAAAGCCACACCGAGAGCCGTTTGTTCGGAAGATTGTAAATTGATATAGGCGTCAAAATTGACATCTTCATTTTTAACCGCTGAAATAATTTTTTGGACAGCTTCCGGGGTCGCATCTTGACTTCGACAAATTAGGTGTAGTAGAGACCCCCATTGAACATGAGTTACACTCGCTTTAGCTCCCTTTGAAATAAGATAATCAATGATTTCCGGGTGACTTGCATGTTTGAAACTTGCAGCTTGGAGAGCACAAATTTGGTTTTCATCAGTTTGATTCAGATAAGCATGGATGAGACCTTTTCTTTCTGCTGCTTCGACGATGGCTTTAATATCTTCTAAGGAAGCGTGTTTATTAAAGCAGGCTATTAGTAAAGGGGATTGGGTTTTTTTATTTAAAAAAACATCAGCTCCTTTATCAATGAGAGGTTTAATGAACGATGCATTCAATTCACAGGCTTTCATTAAAAGCGTCTTCCCTGTGTCATCTTGTTCATTGATTAGGTCTGTAGGGTTGTATGTTTTTGCTAGAAGATTTAGTAAAAAGGTGAAACCTTCCACAGGATTAGAAGGATTACTGCATAAGAGGGAAAGGAGATTGGATTCAGGTATAGCGCCATTTTCCACGAGAATTTCGATATATTGCGGATTATGAGTGCAGGCTATGTCTAAAGGTTTTCGACCAAGTACATCACTTTGCTCCAGATTGGAGGTTTGATAATGTTTTGCATAATGCAAGAGTGTTGCAATAACAGAGGGATTGTTGCTGTGTCCACATGCAATGTGAAGAGCTGAAAGTTTTTGGGTATTTGTGTGTTCAAGAAATGCTTTTGGGTCCATCACATTTTCTAAAACAAATTGAATGACTTCGGGCGAGATATTGGATTCGCAGGCATAATGTAAAATAGAATTGCCATGCTTGTCTAGAGCATAAATATTGGCATTCAAACTTAATAATTTTTTAATAAGATCTAAATTAATGACTTTTGCAATAAAAAGAGTGTGAAAGATATGATGATTTTCATAGTCGCAGTCATTGATGTTGGCACCAGCCTGGAGGAGTTCCCGAAAATGTTCAAATGCTGGTGAAGAATGCTTGCTAAGGAAAAGGATAGCCGACAGACCTAAAGGATTTTTTATGCAGGGATTCGCTCCATTTTGCACAAGAGTGGCGATAAGGTGTGGTGAACTTTGACAGGCGTACATTAAAGGTGTATTCCCATTCTTGTCTGGGATATTAACGAAGTCTTTATTTTCTTGTATTTCAGCAAGTTTGGTAATTAAATTTTGTAAAACATCAGGTGCTGTCTGAGGGTTAAAGCATGCCCCAAAAAAAGCGTCTTTAGCTGGAATCGCATTGTGTTGTAAGAGTGGTACTATAAGCTTAGGATTTCTTTGGCTAGCAATAAATAAAGGTGTCTGGTGTTGGCCATCTCTAAAATTAACATCGGCACCAAGCTCAATGAAAAGCTTGATTAATTCATGGCTTGTGTATGGATTATGGCAAAGATAAATTAAAGATTTTTTGATGGAATTTGGATGAATAAGATTTGACTTGTGTAAATTTTTAATTGAATCGGGGGTGGATGTCATGAGAATATGTTCAATTGGAGCAACACTTCTCAAAGTGCAGGCACTAGAATTCTTTTGATCTAATTGTTGCCTATTTATAGCTGAGGCGAAGATTTCAAAGGTTGCGATATCAAGTCGACCTTTTTTTGATTTTTTTATACAGTCAATAATTTTATTAAAGGTATTTATTTCACCATTATTGACTAGTAATTTTTGGGCCAATTCAGATATAAAATTCTCTGATTCATTTATGTTTTTAATAATTAGTTCTTCAGGACTATTTATTACCCAATCGCAAAAATTCGGATTAATTTCACCAAAAGTTGGGTTCATGCTGGTACTCCTTGAATAAAAATTAATCCGTAAGTGTCTAATATTTAATTTTAATTAAAGATGAAAAGAATGGATTAATTTAAATTATTGTAAATATTAATTTTGTATGATTAGATGAAATTATATAGTACATAAACATTACTATCAAATATTGTTATAGTATAGTGGTAAATTTATGGGTTTTAAAAATATTTTATTTATTTTAATTTCCGGTTTGAACTTTACAACTATTGCTTTTGGTTTGGATATTGAAAATAATCCTTATCAACTCTTTAAAGACGCAGCAATCAACTCTACTGTTGGAACACCTTGGAAAGCGAAAAAACATCAGGAGCTAATTCAACAAGTGACAGCAGCACGACCTGATATTGTAAAAGTCAAAACGCTTGCGTATCCCATCTCTGAGGAAAACCTAAAAGAGCTATATGGAAATCAAACGTCCGTTCCTTTTTTTGCTTACAGCAGCTTAATCGATAAAGGTTCTCCTACTGCAAAAACGATTAGTTCACAAGCACTTGAAACATTAACTCCTGCGGTCGCTTTTGGAATTCAACGTGTTTTTAATCGGGAAATGCCATCAAATGTCGCCGAAAAATGGGGAAATGTCAGAAGATCCAACGATGTGGCTGTTCTCAATGTCTTTGTGAAAAATGATGCGGTGCTTAATGGTGTACTCCTTCAATTACCCTTACCCGATTTATTGACCTTGACCAAAGGGGAAGTGGGGTACGATTTAATGCCTGTACTTGTTGTGCGATGGAATGATGCATTGGATGAATCAAAACCGGCGGAGCTTATCCTTGCATATACTTTAATCGCTCCAGATTATAAAGGAACAGGAGATCGCTACACCAATGACAAAATCAATCCTATTCCTGGATATGTCAAATTTCTCCAGAATGGATTAAAAAATTTTGGTGAAGATTACGAGGCGATGTGGTGGGCAACAACATTTTTGGCAGACAAAAAAACCTTGATCAATGAAATGCCTGATCATGAAGTTAATATGGCACTGGAAACGATAAACGAGATTCCGAATAAGAAGCAATGAGATGTTATGCGTTCCTAGTCACAAGCTGGCACCAGGAAACGATCTGTTAGCGTGGAAGCTTAAATGTTGTTTCGGCAATGTTTTTCGCTAAAAGGCCCAGATTCCGTTATCTGTGCTCAGCTTGTGAAAAGGAACCCATGGCATCTCAAATTTTAGAATTCAATTTTCAAAAATAATAGAAATCCTAGCAGCATGGTAAAAAAGCCTATAACACGCTTTAGATAATTCTCGTTAAATTTACTTATTAAGAAGACTGAGAAAGGAACCGAAGAAAGTGCCCCGAATAACATGGGAGCTAGAAGTTCAGGTTTAGTAAATTCTCCCTGCGTTCGAAATAAAATCACGGATAATAGGCAGGTAAAAGCTTCGGCAAAGGAAGTAATCCCGACCGCTGATTTACCTTGGACACCGCTTAAAATTTGTCCACTCGTTACAAGAGGACCGTAACCGCCTCCGCTAATGGCTTTATTAAAGGCAGCCACAATGGCTAATAAAGCCATTTTCCAATTCCTATATTCCAATACTTGATTGGCAAAAACAACCACAAAAAGTCCAGATATAAAGACAATGCATCCGATCAGCATGATGATCAAGTTCTCGGGCAAGATTTGAACGGTATAAACACCCAAACTTAAGCCAACCATACTTGTTGCGGCCAATAAAACAGCGCGATTAAAATGCACACCATTAAATTTAAGATCGACATTTTCAATTTGGTCATGGAAATAAGCTGAAGCAAAGCCCGTAAATAATTCTGATAAAAGAATCGTAGGGACGATGTCGAGAGGATGATAGCCCATCAATAAAAGTGTTGACGTTAGAATCGTTCCATATCCCATTCCAAGCCCGCTATCGACAAATTCACAAAAAAAAGAGACTAGAATTAAGACTACAAAACTTTTGTCAAAAGAAAGAGAGTAGAGGGAACTATACCCCATAAAAATGATGGCAAGGACCGCCAACCAAAGGAAACCTTTTAAAGAAAAATGCATGTCAATCCGTCCAAATGCTTTAGATGTCAATGAGCTTACGCAGATTGGCCCGCTGCCTTTGATCAGTTTGGCATACCGTTTAGTCAAATTCAAGAATATTTATGATAAATTTGAATGAGATAAAAAAACGTTGACTTTCCCAAAAAGACCGGCAAAAGTGAGGTTTTAAGCATGATTTTAAAAACATATCTAAAGGATCGCTCATGAAGACACTCCTATCTCTATTTTTATTTTTAATGATTTCAATCAATTCAACTTACGCCATAGACGAAGTGCAAGGATTTTGGAAAAGTGTCGATGATGAAACCGGAAGAATTCAAAGTATCGTAGCGATTTATGAATATGAGGGGAAATATTTTGGACGCATCATTGCCACATATGGTCACAACGGTGAAATTGCAGATTCGATCGAATCTCCTAAAACACGCGCCGCAGGAGTTCAAGGAAACCCCTTTTTTTCAGGGATGGATATCATGTGGAATCTTAAAAAAAATGGGGAGAAATACACAGATGGAAAAATCTTAGATCCCGACCATGGAAGAGTTTATGATGCGCAAATGTGGCCAAAAAATGGGAACTTAATTGTAAGAGGCCAAATCTTTTTCTTTGGACGTAATCAAACGTGGTTGCCAGTTGCAGAGCATGATTTTCCAAGAGAATTAAAAAAACCCGATTTAAAAGAGTTGGTCCCTGTAATCCCCAAAGTGAATCGGGTAAAAAGCTCAAAAAAATAGTTTATGTGTTGTTCGAAAATTCTCCTTTTTGCAACATGCGATTAGTATAGAAATTATTATATAAAATCCATGATTGAGGATGTTAAAATGAAATATATTTACGAATTTATTGGAACTTTTTTTCTTGTCTTAACTGTTGGAATGACAGCGCTAGAACCTGGCGCCGGGCCACTAGCTCCTTTGGCCGTTGGGGCCGCTTTAGCCGTGATGGTTTATGCAGGGGGGCATATTTCAGGAGGACATTATAATCCGGCTGTTTCTCTGGCTGTTTATTTGAGAGAACGTCTTACGACAAAAGATCTATGGTTGTATTGGGTCGCTCAATTTTTGGGTGGTGCCTTAGCTGCTCTTTTGACTGCCTATTTTAAAAGCGGATTTGCGCAGGCCCCCCTAACAATTGATGCAGCTAAAGCTTTAATCGCAGAGTTTCTCTTTACCTTCGCTCTTTGCTATGTTGTATTAAATGTGGCCACTGCTCGTGCGACCCAAGGCAATTCCTATTATGGTTGGGCGATTGGATTCACAGTTCTAGTGGGGGCATATGCTGTAGGAACGCTTTCAGGAGCGGCTTTTAATCCAGCTGTTGCATTAGGAATCTCTCTTTTAAAGATCAGTGCTTGGACCAATTTTTGGATTTTCTTAGTCGCTAACTTTTTAGGAGGAGCTGCTGCTGCCTATGTATTTAAAGCCGCTCATCCCAACGAGTAATTAACAAAAGGTGATGATGAACAATTTACCAAAAGAAAGCCTTATACAGTCGACACATGATCCACTGGTCCATCAACTGAGCAAAATTATTGTGTATTGTGTTAAGTTTTTGGCTATTCTGATGGTGATTGTCGTCATCTGGTCGTTAGTCGATGTTGTTGTCCATCTTTACGAGAATATCGTTTCGTCGGTGACATCGAGGTTTAGTACAGAAAGGCTTTTATCTACTTTAGGATCCTTCTTAGCGGTACTTATTGCGATTGAGATTTTTTTAAACATTATTTTTTATTTAAAGAAAGATGCTATTCATGTGCCCCTTGTTTTAGCTACAGCTTTAACCGCCGTTGCTCGAAAGGTGATCATTTTAGATTACTCGAAAGCACTAGCGCCGGAATTGTATGCGACAGCTGCCTTGATCCTCTCATTAGGCATTACGTATTGGTTAGTCACTAAAAATGAAGTCTCATGAAGAGCACAAAGAGAAGGAACTCTTTGTGCTCTTGATCTCTCCTATTCCCAATGGACTCTTTTGAGAATCACCTTGAAAATGTGAGGCGATGCTGCCGAATCGGAAGAAGTATTTGTATTGGGTAATGTACTTTGAATTCCACCCACAATATATCCAATGACAGAGGAATGTCTGCTCAATTGATCCAATTTGATCACGCCATTTCCATAAGCAGGTAAATCATCGACAGGAATAAATTGTCCTGCGGCTCCAAATAGAAGAGGGCTTCCAGGATTTGATTGCGAGGACAAGATCACCGGATATTGCTGCTTTAAAATGAATTGTTTAAAATCCCCTTTTTTATTCAGGCGAATTGCAGAAATTTGATTGATGAAAGGAAGTTCTGGATTTGTTTGGAATTGCCCATTCTCAAAAAAACCATAGCTGATTCCACCAAAAAATAGCACGTACATGTCATCTGTATGATTTGAATAAAGTGGCAAGGTTGGGCAAACATACTGATTCATGGCTTGCTTAAATGTTTCTGGATTCTCAGGGTCATCCATTGAAGCTTTACCTTTAGTATTGATGATCACAGGTACTGTCCATGCACCACCTGTCAGAGTGAAGACACCACCAAAGGCAGCATAATCTTGCAAAGGAACTCCCAAGACGTGGTGGACGATCGGGACAACATTTAAGTCTCTTCGTCGATAAGCGGGATCTTGCTTTTTAGGTACAGCGTGGTGGACATCGACTGACAGTTTTTTCCCGTTATCGTGGATTCTAAATCGTCTCACCTGTTCACTATATTGTCCATTGCTGCTTGGTGTATAAAAGCCTTCAAAATTTTGACCAAAAACGAGTAGCGTTTCTCCCTTCTTGGTTCTTGTCATATATCCACCCGTGATTTGGAAAACGGGATTATGGATTTGACGCACATGGTGAGCAAGTGTTTCCTTTGGATAAGGTCTAATGACCCAATGCATCAAGCCTCCTAAGTCAATGGCTGTCAGGGTATCTTTTGTACTGAACTCGCCAGTAGCCGTATCAACACCATACCCACCAGTGATGTAGAGAACCCCATCGTGCTGATAAAATTGTGCACTTGTAACCGATAGGTGGTCGACTTGCTGTTGGGTGAGTCCAGATGTAGGATCGGTTAAGGATTTGGAATATACAGTTTTGGTGCTGGGATCCACGACATAAACCATGGTGTTTTGCTCAGAAGGAGGAAAGTTATTGTTGTCGTTATTGAATCCATGCAATCCATTTGTACGCCCTGCTAGAAGAACGAATCTGCCGCTAAAACTAGCAGATACAAAAGATTGAATGCCGTAAGGTAAAGAAAAATCGGCGAGTTCCAATTTGACCCGAAAAGGTAATTTATCCCCGGAGGAGACATGGCTGACCGTAGGTGTTTGATTGTCACCGAAAGCCGTGTGGCACCATCCACATGCCAAAAATATAAGGAAAAGGTAATAGTGCGAGTAGCGTTGTAGCATAGTGAATCCCATTTTTTAATTTGAATAAAGCAGAAATGTGAAAAGTCACAAATCCGCTGTTAGGCAATAAAAAAACAAGCATCTTCAATGGTTGAAATTTCGTCAATCATTTTAAAAAAACCACTTGATGTAAACTCTTCGTTACTTTTAAGGCTACAACCGTGCACGTTTTTCCATGGTTTCATAGAGAATGTTGTAAAGTCGAGGCAACCGTGTACGGAAATTTTCATTCTTTAAAAGTTGATTGACAAATGGAAGCGTTTCAAGAAAATGCATCTCTAATTCAGTCAAAAGAAGCATCAAGCAGATATCCTTCAGTGAATACTCGCTCAATTTATAAAGGCTCAGGATTTGCCTATGTCTTTCAGTGCTATTAAAAGATTTCTGACCAGTGATGCTTCCCAAATTGTCATTTGCAATGCCGAGCAAGCTATAGGTCGCTATCTTGAGTTTTAGCAAGGGGGAAATACTCATGCCTAACAGAATAAAGTTGTAATCTAACGTTTTTTGAAAACAAGTGGCCTCCATGTTTTCCCAGGTTAGAGTCATATGAGGATAAGCTAATTTAATGATATCGAGGGGGGATTGGTTGCAATCCAGTTTTAAAAAATTTGATGTAATAGCGTTAATGAAAACCATGAGATATTTTATGTCAGATAAAGGAAATTGAACCTTGATACTTTGAGAAAAATTGATTGCAGAAGAAGGGGCTGTTTTTAAATGGGGGAATTCCAAGGCGATTAAATGTGGAATGAGCGAAAACAAACCATACAGTTTAACCCAGCGGCTATTCAGATTTTTACCTTGAAAATGCATTGTCAGCACAGTTGCATTATCGTGTGAAATCCGCATTTTTAATGTTAAAACGTAGTCTGGATAGCGGATATTCCAAACCATTTCAATATTCTTTGCATAGTCTGCATGGTAATGTTTGGACACATGTGTAATATGGCTGTTGTGTAATAGCTGGCCTAACTCTTTCTCAAACTGCATTAAAAGTGGATGTGAAATAGGCGTACTTTTAAGCTTTAAATACGAAAGAATCGTACGGGTGTTTGCTCTACATAAAGCATAAACATCTTGCAGCGAGTTAGGCAAAATGGGAGAGATGGCTTCAAAAAAAATATGAGAACCTATTGCCGCAGTTTCTACACTAAAACCATCTGTGTATGCAAATGTTTGATTTTTTAAGGTGTTTAATTTGTCTTGAAGTTCTTGTAAATAATTAGGGAAATGAGAATCTTCATTTTCGCAAAGCAATAACAATTTTTCTTCTTCTTTGCTAATCAAGTTGAAACAGTGTTTAAATAGCAAATAGGTTTGTTCCACAAATGGATAAACCTCATTCTGCACTTGTAGAGAGGTTTTGAAAGGATGGTTTTCATGCAGTCGATGTTCGAGATAGAATAAAAAGTTAACGAGGACATATTTTTCAGTTTCGTTTAGCAAGCATCCATATTTTTCTAAAAAGGTATTTGTCGATTGTAGACAATCCATAAGCTCCTGAAAAGTATTGGCTGCACCAAGCAAATGGATTTGTTGTCGAATCCAATCACGATACTCCTTCCCAATCGCATAATGCTCAGAAGAAGGTAAAAAAAGGATGGGCAGAATGGTTAACTTAAACCAGAAAAATGATTTAGCATGCTTCAAACGATCGTAAATTAAAATTTTCCAATGTTTGCATGTTCTTGCTGCCTGCATTAAGGTGTCGGGTGAGGCTTCTTCAAGAAGCATGCGAAAAATATGAACTAAGGTTTCGTTGGGGAGTGAATGAATGGGAGATAAAAATGTTCTAGGATATACAGGTGATCCACTTAATTCTCTACAGTCCATAGCAAAAGACCTTTCTTAAATGATTAATTTAGAAATTTCTTCAAAGTATATATAGATTTTTGTAAGGGCTCATTATCTTTTGTAGCTTCTTCACAAGCATCTATAAGTGAAGTAAAGGCATTTTTAAATGCATCAAAATGTTTATTCTCATTTTTAAATGTTTGGTAATGATCACAAATTAGCTCTAAAAGGGCATACGCTTGGTTAGAAAGCTGTTTATCGGGATTTGCTAAACCATTTGCAAATGTTTGCGAAATCATGACAGAGATCCGCATTTCCGCGTACTTTTCTGCATTTTTCACTAAAAATCCGATTAAACAGTGTCCTGCAAGCAAGAGTGCTTTTTCATTTACAATGTTTTTTATGTATAAATCTTGCAAGTCTTTTATGATCGAATCATATTTTTTTAAAACTTCTAAATGGAGTTCTCGTTTGTCTAAGTTTTGGGTCTGTTCTAAGGGCAGTTTGACTTTATTTTTGTAAGGTAGAAATAAAGAAAATTTATTTTTTTGATAGAGCTTTATGGCTGTATCAAAAAAAAGTTGTTGATCCTGGTTTTCGATCACTTGCGCCATTCCAAGAGCAAGCCATTGAGGATTTTTATAGGAAATAGCGATTTCTATTGCTTCCCCAGTTTTTCCTTGTTCAAGGCTGTGCTGGATGTACAAGTTGATCTCTTTATGCTTTTGAAGGGCTTGAGTTAAGGTTTTAACAACATTCGGCATTTTTTCTGCAATTTTGGGATGCGTGCATAAGAATTC
This portion of the Parachlamydia acanthamoebae genome encodes:
- a CDS encoding MIP/aquaporin family protein; the encoded protein is MKYIYEFIGTFFLVLTVGMTALEPGAGPLAPLAVGAALAVMVYAGGHISGGHYNPAVSLAVYLRERLTTKDLWLYWVAQFLGGALAALLTAYFKSGFAQAPLTIDAAKALIAEFLFTFALCYVVLNVATARATQGNSYYGWAIGFTVLVGAYAVGTLSGAAFNPAVALGISLLKISAWTNFWIFLVANFLGGAAAAYVFKAAHPNE
- a CDS encoding ankyrin repeat domain-containing protein gives rise to the protein MKESTLKVIIEAGRYEQDISEYLNTTLNGKNALEVACQAKPVNPNTVLFLHKLGARTTAGNLLHHLCKNPSLDHRILNFFIKNTNDHSSLKEYVNEGDQEGLSPLEIVCLRNPVDLKSIRVLVDAGASLVFLSSDLARNESILPCACSNKHLTPQQLEYLIQLTLRADPKALDFQNTTGETPLHICLESNPNPHNIQILLKYGANVFIPNLENSSPLHIACATSNIDPTIIKLLLSTGKKQDASFDLVNHQDLAGRTALHIALLANPINLDVVSLLLEMGANCDLTDCNNESPLHFACRNPSATSRCIQLLAKPETINSHNEKEETPLHLLALRENPSLELFQVLFDLGADVDYVDHNENSPLHNACENPEMSAEIIEAIIAKSQNPWGLVMAQNNDKYTSLHYICENSELPMAVLEILVKRIGEDLKEYLEAKTDIGLTAIQIACTTIPINAKLVKALIKLGANLDVTDQNGNTLLHILCHNSGPEVAGLIKKIIKKTPHLRLQINKNGNTPLHLICQKSPFDSQIFNFLLREESDLFVSNAEYLTCLELLIRNSKVDSKILKELFSPKQLQQFASYKFKLDFTLLHWACAENRSLIRLLLKSRSDIHALTTNKLSVLHLICTNIDATPRDFERLIKKITKSSPDEMTEALSLQEHLELKSTNNELPLLNACSNNFKLVELLLKWGADASKVPLFEICKNHELPREILELYIEALKKFPDFASLINQQDSKGLSALHHACISNLDLLECLISNGVKRELGDSQKRTALFHLCLNKNVQLEHIQLFIKDNAAELVNHQDICELTPFHVACKQTSFEVIKTLIPYANFFKDNEGRAPFFFVLVNSRLSLNEIYALLDLGLPIDSFAHPNFPLSEFLSLVIQRHNTFLLISAIQKRLSIKKIHEFFNTSSYFNVDAYFNLIKNYLFHLLMTPLIQPEEIEFELDYRKALNESLPHIFAEKESQFTGNPLEIPLLLQDTQLMMKFESAILKHWGEVDLASFHDHLWKSSFAREDLQNMRFTVNPAHFSMTSSENKDIPPGPNFDLDNLEKMFLEINFTNPDLPGYRDPKKLTCDGDPTTIEILHKGTKLDGEGGIQGLIKRIREKPRDFTGVPKDETEYLKHYEDFENVLRHLGNLLLHMDDANAKATILIDIAVMGQFCGGKIVEAKRMYALYCTPFQELDETLPLFAGNHLQGHRQGILENWAKKIPGAAYETHRFSQFMYLVGETLNLPFFETFVEDEYSGIQIGQEEVLTRFQYEYTPTEIFRNVKGFLLDRLSNPKLRELIVDWFKDNAPTSYEHTERFKAALQKIEDLKALKKSRQEIRQILLKEDEIYLSHDESVKSAILNHRKQNYLQEYKVTQVEEWNKPFYDRLLANVRDMEKAGLTSAQIYDYLKTQIIDLQEDISPEAALTEHRRLEHFNSLIKEEDWNKSFYDDILQKASKMSRSEARQYLLENKIPFKKDRKLKTLLKEFFKSELLETLLPYEVNETTGDVTYSISDETVFHLLKKMHILS
- a CDS encoding sulfite exporter TauE/SafE family protein, whose amino-acid sequence is MHFSLKGFLWLAVLAIIFMGYSSLYSLSFDKSFVVLILVSFFCEFVDSGLGMGYGTILTSTLLLMGYHPLDIVPTILLSELFTGFASAYFHDQIENVDLKFNGVHFNRAVLLAATSMVGLSLGVYTVQILPENLIIMLIGCIVFISGLFVVVFANQVLEYRNWKMALLAIVAAFNKAISGGGYGPLVTSGQILSGVQGKSAVGITSFAEAFTCLLSVILFRTQGEFTKPELLAPMLFGALSSVPFSVFLISKFNENYLKRVIGFFTMLLGFLLFLKIEF
- a CDS encoding DUF2147 domain-containing protein, which codes for MKTLLSLFLFLMISINSTYAIDEVQGFWKSVDDETGRIQSIVAIYEYEGKYFGRIIATYGHNGEIADSIESPKTRAAGVQGNPFFSGMDIMWNLKKNGEKYTDGKILDPDHGRVYDAQMWPKNGNLIVRGQIFFFGRNQTWLPVAEHDFPRELKKPDLKELVPVIPKVNRVKSSKK
- a CDS encoding ankyrin repeat domain-containing protein, with product MNPTFGEINPNFCDWVINSPEELIIKNINESENFISELAQKLLVNNGEINTFNKIIDCIKKSKKGRLDIATFEIFASAINRQQLDQKNSSACTLRSVAPIEHILMTSTPDSIKNLHKSNLIHPNSIKKSLIYLCHNPYTSHELIKLFIELGADVNFRDGQHQTPLFIASQRNPKLIVPLLQHNAIPAKDAFFGACFNPQTAPDVLQNLITKLAEIQENKDFVNIPDKNGNTPLMYACQSSPHLIATLVQNGANPCIKNPLGLSAILFLSKHSSPAFEHFRELLQAGANINDCDYENHHIFHTLFIAKVINLDLIKKLLSLNANIYALDKHGNSILHYACESNISPEVIQFVLENVMDPKAFLEHTNTQKLSALHIACGHSNNPSVIATLLHYAKHYQTSNLEQSDVLGRKPLDIACTHNPQYIEILVENGAIPESNLLSLLCSNPSNPVEGFTFLLNLLAKTYNPTDLINEQDDTGKTLLMKACELNASFIKPLIDKGADVFLNKKTQSPLLIACFNKHASLEDIKAIVEAAERKGLIHAYLNQTDENQICALQAASFKHASHPEIIDYLISKGAKASVTHVQWGSLLHLICRSQDATPEAVQKIISAVKNEDVNFDAYINLQSSEQTALGVALQAKINPKVIELLINETRIDPHRSN